From a region of the Marinomonas mediterranea MMB-1 genome:
- a CDS encoding phosphomannomutase — MTTLNELSKNNEVNFGTSGVRALVENLSPIICYEYTRAFLTLVCPTAKSIAIGIDLRPSSTSIAEAIMSAAEDLGINIIYCGKLPTPALAYFAMTLEIPAIMVTGSHIPFDRNGFKFYTPKGEITKAHEKIILSSPLIDNNSLKKRTKQNYPLDTAALKIFKERYTSIFPKSFLAGKRIGVYEHSSVARDIIKSLLSHFGAEVISLERTSTFVPIDTEAVSKEDQIKALNWSEEHNLDAIVSTDGDGDRPLISDENGHWLRGDIVGILVSQYLGATHISCPINANTALELSSPNLKTLRTRIGSPYVLEGMEQLAKQAGSSVVGYEANGGVLIGSNFEINGAQLNPLATRDSILPILTILASSVENKISIRKLVNRLPQRFTSSDRIKNISNEQSQNIISGLIQNTNDQCKLLNLIGINETVSIRSLNEVDGLRMQLSNNMIIHLRQSGNAPELRCYSETNDQKTSDTIVTTALEQITCFL; from the coding sequence ATGACGACATTGAATGAACTTAGTAAGAACAACGAAGTAAATTTTGGAACAAGTGGCGTACGCGCACTGGTAGAAAATTTATCTCCTATTATATGCTACGAATATACTAGAGCTTTTCTTACATTAGTATGCCCTACAGCAAAGAGCATTGCAATTGGCATAGACTTAAGGCCAAGTAGCACTTCCATTGCTGAAGCTATAATGTCAGCGGCGGAAGACTTGGGTATAAATATCATCTACTGTGGAAAGTTACCAACCCCTGCACTAGCATATTTTGCAATGACCCTAGAAATCCCAGCAATCATGGTAACGGGAAGTCATATACCTTTCGACCGAAATGGCTTTAAGTTTTATACCCCAAAAGGTGAAATTACCAAAGCCCACGAAAAGATAATTTTATCATCCCCTCTCATTGATAATAACTCGCTCAAGAAGAGAACAAAACAAAACTACCCCCTTGATACTGCAGCGTTAAAAATATTCAAAGAACGGTATACATCAATTTTTCCTAAGAGCTTTTTAGCAGGGAAACGTATTGGGGTCTACGAACACTCAAGTGTCGCAAGAGATATAATAAAGTCTTTATTGTCTCACTTCGGCGCTGAAGTAATCTCATTAGAACGCACTAGTACATTTGTACCGATTGACACCGAAGCAGTATCAAAAGAAGATCAAATTAAGGCACTAAACTGGTCAGAAGAGCATAACTTGGATGCCATCGTATCTACTGATGGGGACGGAGACAGACCTCTTATCAGTGATGAAAACGGACATTGGCTACGTGGCGATATCGTTGGAATACTAGTATCTCAATATCTGGGAGCTACACATATAAGCTGCCCTATAAATGCAAATACAGCCTTAGAACTTTCTAGCCCAAACCTAAAAACTCTTCGTACCCGCATCGGCTCACCATATGTGCTCGAAGGCATGGAACAACTTGCTAAGCAAGCCGGCTCTAGTGTTGTAGGATACGAGGCAAATGGCGGGGTCCTAATCGGTAGTAATTTTGAAATAAACGGAGCGCAATTAAACCCCCTAGCAACTAGAGACTCAATACTGCCAATCTTAACAATTTTGGCATCTTCGGTTGAAAATAAAATCTCGATAAGAAAACTTGTTAACAGGCTTCCTCAGCGCTTCACCTCTAGCGACCGCATAAAAAATATTTCAAATGAGCAATCTCAAAATATAATTTCTGGCTTGATACAAAATACAAACGATCAGTGTAAGCTTTTAAATCTAATTGGTATTAATGAAACAGTTAGTATTAGAAGCTTAAATGAGGTGGATGGCCTCCGAATGCAATTATCTAATAATATGATTATTCATCTTCGCCAATCAGGCAATGCACCCGAATTGAGGTGTTATAGTGAAACAAACGACCAAAAGACTTCAGACACTATCGTTACAACAGCCCTAGAACAAATTACTTGTTTCTTATGA
- a CDS encoding undecaprenyl-phosphate glucose phosphotransferase codes for MKTGHALKEHSASIGISLRIMDAIAIVLSGLLCFWWFNNSFDLPRGYKNALLLGLLIGEVTFTSLGAYRGWRGTAFLSELKTVIIANILTFGLLIFSAFITQSSDSYSREWTFAWFSTALVLVVSARYSLRVTLGALRERGFNVRRVLIVGNGELGKQAAEKLITNPNIGLSVAGFVTEKEAKIELNLDQKINVLGEIKELEKLVIDHKIDQVWIALPMSEVKTMQNVQKALRSSSAIIRVVPDLFGFRLLNQSMTEVAGLPIINVTTSPMMEGKNRLIKSIEDKIIASIILLSISPIMFILAFLVKLTSPGPVFYKQERVSWNGKAFNMLKFRSMSVDSEKDGVKWGGAKSMSVTTIGAFLRKTSLDELPQFINVLKGDMSIVGPRPERTVFVNQFKHEIPGYMQKHMVKAGITGLAQINGWRGDTDLEKRIELDLYYIENWSVWLDIKIILLTFLKGFIDKNAA; via the coding sequence ATGAAAACAGGTCACGCGTTAAAAGAGCATAGTGCTTCAATCGGAATTTCCCTTCGGATTATGGATGCGATCGCAATAGTTTTATCTGGACTACTATGCTTTTGGTGGTTCAACAATAGCTTTGATTTACCACGAGGCTATAAAAATGCACTTCTGCTTGGGTTACTAATAGGAGAAGTTACATTTACTTCATTAGGCGCTTATAGGGGGTGGCGAGGAACTGCATTTCTATCTGAACTAAAAACCGTTATTATAGCAAATATCTTAACCTTCGGTTTGCTTATCTTTAGTGCTTTCATTACACAATCATCCGATTCCTACTCTCGAGAGTGGACATTCGCATGGTTCAGCACGGCACTAGTTCTGGTGGTTAGTGCACGTTACAGTCTTAGAGTAACATTGGGAGCTTTGCGAGAAAGAGGCTTTAATGTAAGACGGGTACTCATTGTTGGTAATGGCGAGCTTGGAAAACAAGCGGCTGAAAAACTAATAACTAACCCAAATATTGGTTTGTCAGTAGCGGGCTTTGTGACAGAGAAAGAAGCAAAAATAGAATTAAACCTTGACCAAAAAATAAATGTGCTAGGCGAAATAAAGGAACTAGAAAAGCTAGTAATAGATCATAAAATAGATCAAGTTTGGATCGCTCTCCCAATGAGTGAAGTTAAAACCATGCAAAATGTGCAAAAAGCACTTCGCTCGTCCTCCGCCATTATAAGAGTAGTGCCAGACTTATTCGGGTTTAGACTCTTAAACCAATCCATGACTGAGGTTGCAGGGCTCCCTATTATCAACGTCACCACATCCCCAATGATGGAAGGTAAAAACCGCTTAATAAAATCTATTGAAGATAAAATTATTGCAAGCATTATTTTACTTAGCATCTCGCCCATTATGTTTATTCTAGCTTTTCTTGTGAAACTAACATCTCCAGGACCTGTTTTCTATAAACAAGAACGTGTAAGTTGGAATGGTAAAGCATTTAATATGCTTAAGTTCAGATCTATGTCTGTCGATAGTGAAAAAGATGGAGTTAAATGGGGAGGAGCTAAAAGTATGTCTGTAACAACTATTGGCGCATTTCTTCGTAAGACTAGCTTGGATGAGCTACCGCAATTTATCAACGTCCTAAAAGGTGATATGTCTATTGTAGGGCCAAGGCCCGAGCGTACAGTTTTTGTCAATCAGTTTAAGCACGAAATTCCTGGGTATATGCAAAAACATATGGTTAAAGCCGGAATTACAGGCTTAGCTCAAATTAACGGCTGGCGTGGTGACACTGACCTTGAAAAACGAATAGAATTAGATCTTTACTACATAGAAAATTGGTCTGTCTGGCTAGATATAAAAATTATATTATTAACTTTTTTGAAAGGTTTTATTGATAAAAATGCAGCATAA
- the tnpC gene encoding IS66 family transposase, giving the protein MAVNCREFGIIHYHETRPDTLPNDVESLKKLLLEQQALLSQQVSEISEKDSQLAQWQSKYQNILEQWRLAQQRQFGTSSEVMPGQRDLFDETSEDELDSQVDDEQENRPPAKKRTQPKRKLLPKDLPRETVVLDIPEEEKVCDGCQGELHKMGEDKSEKLEFIPAQLKVLETVRPKYACRHCDQSGTHSTIKQREPEPSMIPKGIATPSLLAQIITGKFQYSLPLYRQETLFQQYGIELKRSTMSSWMATSAQVLQGLYHLLRQVMLQQSVLHADETTLQVIKEKRGSCYMWVYCSGKDSPDFNSPIPNIVLYDFQPSRAGACPKNFLSGYNGYLQVDGYAAYEQTEATLVGCWAHARRKFTDIVKTTDKKKTGKAQLALSKIQKLYAIESVAQQKETKEEAYQHRLKHAPTALEDYKAWLEKESKRLPPSSTIAKAVQYSLNQWDKLIQYLKAPELQLDNNRAERAIKPFVIGRKNWLFANTGNGAKSSAVLYSIIETAKANGLIPYEYLVTLFEELPKRNVEDSLEDLLPWSIKL; this is encoded by the coding sequence ATGGCTGTTAATTGCCGTGAGTTTGGTATAATCCATTACCATGAAACACGACCAGATACCTTACCAAACGACGTTGAATCCTTGAAAAAGCTGTTGCTTGAACAGCAAGCATTATTGAGTCAACAGGTATCTGAGATAAGTGAAAAAGACTCCCAGCTCGCTCAGTGGCAATCCAAGTATCAAAACATTCTAGAGCAATGGCGTTTAGCTCAGCAGCGACAGTTTGGCACAAGCTCCGAAGTCATGCCAGGTCAAAGAGACTTGTTTGATGAAACATCGGAAGATGAACTTGACTCGCAAGTGGACGATGAACAAGAAAACCGTCCGCCCGCTAAAAAGCGAACTCAACCTAAGCGTAAACTCCTTCCAAAAGATCTCCCTCGTGAGACGGTTGTGTTAGATATACCAGAAGAAGAAAAGGTCTGTGATGGTTGCCAGGGCGAGCTGCACAAAATGGGCGAAGACAAGTCCGAAAAACTGGAATTTATTCCTGCTCAGCTTAAAGTCCTTGAAACGGTACGTCCTAAATACGCTTGTCGACACTGTGATCAGTCAGGTACACACAGCACCATCAAACAAAGAGAACCTGAACCGAGTATGATCCCAAAAGGGATCGCAACGCCCAGTCTTTTAGCACAGATCATCACAGGCAAGTTCCAATACAGCCTCCCCTTGTATCGACAAGAAACGCTCTTCCAGCAGTATGGGATTGAGCTAAAGCGTAGCACCATGTCCAGTTGGATGGCGACGAGCGCCCAAGTACTGCAAGGGCTTTATCACTTATTACGACAAGTTATGCTGCAACAATCGGTGCTTCATGCTGATGAAACCACGCTTCAAGTCATCAAAGAAAAGCGAGGGAGTTGCTATATGTGGGTCTATTGCAGTGGTAAAGACAGTCCGGACTTCAACTCGCCGATTCCCAATATTGTTTTATATGACTTCCAGCCTTCTAGAGCCGGTGCATGTCCAAAGAACTTCTTGTCTGGTTATAACGGCTATTTACAGGTGGATGGTTATGCCGCTTATGAACAAACAGAGGCGACTTTAGTCGGATGTTGGGCACACGCTCGTCGTAAATTTACCGACATCGTCAAGACCACAGACAAAAAGAAAACGGGTAAAGCTCAGCTTGCGCTTAGCAAGATCCAAAAGCTCTATGCCATCGAATCCGTTGCCCAGCAAAAAGAGACAAAAGAAGAAGCTTACCAGCATCGACTTAAGCACGCCCCGACAGCGCTAGAGGACTACAAAGCTTGGCTAGAAAAAGAAAGTAAAAGACTTCCACCAAGTAGTACTATTGCCAAAGCGGTACAGTACAGTCTCAATCAATGGGATAAACTGATCCAATACCTTAAAGCCCCCGAACTTCAGTTGGACAACAATCGTGCGGAACGAGCGATTAAGCCGTTCGTCATTGGGCGTAAAAACTGGCTGTTTGCGAATACAGGCAATGGCGCGAAAAGTAGCGCGGTTCTCTACAGTATTATCGAAACCGCGAAAGCGAATGGGTTAATCCCTTACGAATACTTAGTGACGTTGTTTGAAGAACTTCCGAAGCGCAATGTAGAGGACAGCCTAGAAGACCTGTTACCTTGGAGTATTAAGCTCTGA
- the tnpB gene encoding IS66 family insertion sequence element accessory protein TnpB (TnpB, as the term is used for proteins encoded by IS66 family insertion elements, is considered an accessory protein, since TnpC, encoded by a neighboring gene, is a DDE family transposase.), translating to MFTSSPQVSITLICGPTDMRKAIDGLCDVVAYDLEQDPCSEHLFVFCGRTRNKLKILQWSANGFWLHYKRLEKGTFKWPGIEDNKLSIRISARQLNWLLEGLPIDLEGAHPELIYRYHGC from the coding sequence ATGTTTACATCCTCTCCCCAAGTTTCTATTACCTTGATTTGTGGCCCAACCGACATGCGTAAAGCCATTGATGGCTTATGTGACGTGGTGGCCTATGACCTAGAGCAGGACCCCTGCTCTGAGCACTTATTTGTCTTCTGCGGTCGTACTCGTAATAAACTCAAGATTTTACAATGGTCTGCTAATGGTTTTTGGCTACATTACAAACGACTTGAAAAAGGCACATTTAAGTGGCCAGGGATTGAGGATAATAAATTATCGATTCGCATCTCTGCTCGACAGTTGAATTGGCTGCTTGAAGGTCTGCCGATTGATCTGGAAGGTGCCCATCCTGAATTAATTTATCGCTATCATGGCTGTTAA
- a CDS encoding helix-turn-helix domain-containing protein: MLCRTLTIDSPLKHSITHQKIEIRNTSEKGFTAHFAGRQLKVSEVNEPSKLTKEDLEIQKKLEVLALVEKLGNVSEASRQSGVSRDMIYRHLKLVKQGGPEALKRQETPDLRHKNCVDMAIESAVVQFSIEHPHLGQQKVAMKLTEALGVDISAGGVRSIWLRNNMNTTALRVERSQESA; the protein is encoded by the coding sequence GTGCTTTGCCGAACGCTTACAATTGATTCACCACTTAAGCATTCCATTACCCATCAGAAAATCGAAATCAGAAATACCAGCGAGAAAGGCTTCACCGCCCATTTTGCGGGTCGACAACTCAAGGTATCAGAGGTCAACGAGCCAAGTAAACTGACGAAAGAAGACTTGGAAATTCAAAAGAAACTAGAGGTACTGGCTTTGGTTGAAAAACTAGGGAATGTGAGTGAAGCATCGCGTCAAAGCGGCGTATCTCGAGACATGATTTATCGACACTTAAAACTCGTCAAACAAGGAGGTCCAGAGGCGTTAAAGCGGCAAGAAACGCCTGATTTACGGCATAAGAACTGTGTGGATATGGCTATTGAGAGCGCAGTAGTTCAATTCTCCATTGAACATCCTCATCTCGGACAGCAGAAAGTTGCGATGAAGCTAACGGAAGCTCTTGGAGTTGATATCAGCGCTGGCGGCGTGCGCAGTATATGGCTAAGGAATAATATGAATACCACGGCACTGAGAGTTGAAAGGTCGCAAGAATCGGCATAA
- a CDS encoding O-antigen ligase family protein, whose amino-acid sequence MLWAKKGVWWLAGLCLALSLVVSNGYSVGSAILFLISPLIFVFSRFNLSRQDKLLAAVFALYFVLMIVFIYLDGWHYRELDRPSRFLLVLPVLYLMLYCYGPRIALWVGSMLGAYGAVVVAVYERFVLDLPRASGGEHPIMFGDTSMLLGVLSAMATLYFFSKRQFLYVGLAALAFFSGVMGSLLSASRGGWVGLPLIMVFLLWQSRDLLGKKLVIGICLLGVMGAVTICNIPKLGVSNRIYEAAHNIEMYLQGDSNTSVGLRFEMWKASVYMLADSPIFGVGEYSSKEFKQKLSDEGVITQITVEFDHAHNEYLDALGLRGLVGFLALMAVYLVPLRLFLAKMREHQDNWNIKAYAIGGALIPMSYMDFALTQSMFSHNIGVMMYVFPIAFFWAATRWAEKEAKGEV is encoded by the coding sequence ATGTTGTGGGCTAAAAAAGGGGTATGGTGGCTGGCTGGCTTGTGTTTAGCGTTGTCGTTGGTTGTTTCAAATGGCTATAGTGTCGGGTCGGCTATCTTGTTTCTAATATCTCCATTGATCTTTGTTTTTTCAAGGTTTAATTTGTCTCGGCAGGATAAGTTGTTAGCGGCTGTTTTTGCGTTGTATTTTGTATTGATGATTGTGTTTATCTATCTAGATGGCTGGCATTACCGTGAGCTAGATCGGCCTTCTCGTTTTCTCTTAGTTCTTCCAGTATTGTATTTGATGCTTTATTGCTACGGGCCGCGTATTGCTTTGTGGGTTGGGTCTATGTTGGGAGCTTATGGTGCTGTAGTGGTCGCTGTTTACGAGCGCTTTGTATTGGATCTTCCCCGTGCCAGTGGTGGTGAGCACCCGATTATGTTTGGTGACACCTCAATGCTATTGGGGGTGTTAAGTGCAATGGCTACGTTGTATTTTTTTTCTAAACGGCAGTTTTTGTATGTTGGATTGGCGGCATTGGCGTTTTTTTCAGGAGTGATGGGGTCTCTGTTATCTGCTTCTCGTGGTGGCTGGGTGGGGTTGCCATTGATAATGGTTTTTTTGCTATGGCAAAGTCGTGATTTGCTTGGAAAAAAATTGGTGATTGGTATATGTCTATTGGGAGTTATGGGTGCAGTTACTATATGCAACATACCTAAGTTAGGAGTATCTAATCGGATTTATGAGGCGGCACATAATATTGAGATGTACCTCCAAGGTGATTCTAACACTTCGGTTGGACTTCGATTTGAAATGTGGAAGGCTTCTGTATATATGTTGGCAGACTCGCCTATATTTGGTGTAGGTGAATATAGTTCAAAAGAGTTTAAACAAAAATTGTCTGACGAAGGTGTTATTACTCAAATTACGGTAGAGTTTGATCATGCTCATAATGAATACCTTGATGCTTTAGGTCTACGTGGTTTGGTGGGTTTTTTGGCCTTGATGGCCGTGTATTTAGTACCGCTTCGTTTGTTTTTAGCTAAGATGCGTGAACATCAAGATAATTGGAATATCAAAGCCTACGCTATTGGTGGAGCATTAATACCGATGAGTTATATGGATTTCGCACTGACTCAATCTATGTTTAGTCACAATATTGGTGTGATGATGTATGTGTTTCCAATTGCGTTTTTCTGGGCTGCCACGCGTTGGGCAGAGAAAGAGGCAAAAGGAGAAGTATAG
- the galE gene encoding UDP-glucose 4-epimerase GalE — MQTVLVTGGAGFIGSHTCVELLERGFDVIVVDNLINSSKVSLERIKQITGKTVTFYPYNLLSKVEIAQVFAQHAIDSVIHFAGLKAVGESTKTPIAYYNNNLTGTLTLLECMQNAGVFNFVFSSSATVYGENNPSPYAEHFPLSSTSPYGRTKVMIEQFLQDIFNADPRWNISLLRYFNPVGAHPSGLIGEDPNGIPNNLMPFIAQVAVGKRQKLSIFGGDYPTQDGTGVRDYIHVVDLAIGHIKALEKLNLQTPHSIEAYNLGAGKGYSVLDVVKAFEKASNQTIAYEIAPRRAGDIAEFYADTNKAKDKLDWSVELDLNAMCRDSWNWQSHNPNGYST; from the coding sequence ATGCAAACAGTATTGGTAACCGGCGGTGCGGGGTTTATCGGCAGCCACACCTGCGTCGAATTACTCGAACGCGGCTTCGATGTAATCGTTGTCGATAATCTAATAAACTCTAGCAAAGTATCCCTTGAACGCATTAAGCAGATTACTGGCAAAACTGTCACCTTTTACCCATACAACCTCCTCAGTAAAGTCGAGATTGCCCAAGTTTTTGCGCAACACGCAATAGACAGTGTAATCCACTTCGCTGGCTTAAAGGCAGTAGGGGAATCCACAAAAACGCCGATTGCCTACTACAACAACAATCTAACTGGCACCTTAACACTGTTAGAATGCATGCAAAATGCGGGGGTATTTAACTTCGTATTCAGTTCATCGGCTACTGTTTATGGAGAGAACAACCCAAGTCCTTATGCTGAGCACTTCCCTCTATCATCCACCAGCCCCTATGGTCGTACAAAAGTAATGATCGAGCAATTTTTACAGGATATCTTTAATGCCGACCCACGCTGGAACATATCACTATTGCGTTACTTTAACCCAGTGGGAGCACATCCGAGTGGATTAATTGGAGAAGACCCAAATGGCATCCCAAATAACTTAATGCCCTTTATTGCTCAAGTTGCTGTTGGTAAACGACAAAAATTGAGCATTTTTGGAGGAGACTATCCAACACAAGACGGAACTGGCGTCAGAGATTACATTCATGTCGTTGACCTTGCGATTGGCCATATCAAAGCATTGGAAAAGTTAAACCTACAAACACCCCATTCCATAGAAGCTTATAACCTCGGTGCAGGAAAAGGTTACAGCGTATTAGATGTAGTGAAAGCATTTGAAAAAGCGAGCAATCAAACGATCGCTTACGAAATTGCGCCGCGCCGCGCTGGGGACATTGCAGAGTTCTATGCAGATACAAATAAAGCAAAAGATAAACTAGACTGGTCAGTTGAACTGGACCTCAATGCAATGTGTCGCGATTCGTGGAACTGGCAAAGCCATAACCCCAACGGTTATAGTACTTAG
- a CDS encoding FKBP-type peptidyl-prolyl cis-trans isomerase: MKKTIIAALVMSSVSFANAETTTDLTSKEQKLGYGIGAAVGGNVAQSFNDTEIDIDAFIAGFKDIFQGNEPQMTQEEVQEVIQAFQQEKMAQVQAEQAKLAEEQKAKSDAWLAEKEAEDGVEKTESGLLYKVITQGDGDKPAAEDTVKVHYAGTLIDGTEFDSSYKRNEPISFPLNQVIPGWTEGLQLMSVGSKYELYIPSDLAYGPGGTGPIPANSALKFVVELLDIEKPEAPAEETKAE; this comes from the coding sequence ATGAAAAAAACGATTATTGCGGCACTTGTCATGTCGTCCGTTTCCTTTGCAAACGCAGAAACTACAACTGACTTAACTAGCAAAGAACAGAAGTTGGGATATGGTATTGGCGCAGCGGTAGGTGGTAATGTTGCACAGAGCTTCAATGATACTGAAATTGACATCGACGCATTTATCGCAGGTTTTAAAGATATCTTCCAAGGTAATGAGCCTCAAATGACTCAGGAAGAAGTTCAAGAAGTCATTCAAGCATTCCAGCAAGAAAAAATGGCTCAAGTCCAAGCAGAACAAGCAAAATTAGCGGAAGAACAAAAAGCCAAGTCTGACGCTTGGTTAGCTGAAAAAGAAGCTGAAGACGGTGTTGAGAAAACAGAATCTGGACTACTGTATAAAGTCATTACTCAAGGTGATGGTGATAAACCAGCAGCAGAAGACACTGTAAAAGTTCACTATGCAGGCACATTAATTGACGGTACTGAATTCGACAGTTCTTACAAGCGTAATGAGCCAATCTCGTTCCCTCTAAACCAAGTCATCCCTGGCTGGACGGAAGGCTTGCAACTTATGTCAGTCGGCTCCAAGTATGAGCTTTACATCCCGTCCGACCTTGCATACGGCCCTGGTGGCACAGGACCGATTCCTGCAAACTCTGCACTTAAGTTTGTAGTTGAGCTGTTAGATATTGAGAAGCCGGAAGCGCCTGCGGAAGAAACGAAAGCAGAGTAA
- a CDS encoding YfcL family protein, with product MTLNFSERADQLTDQLRIIEHESHDSDELFYCAYILGLLGLHSSVEGDGSLTFDQYFYNELQATISAENLTEEDRAAINTLWKKVTT from the coding sequence ATGACCCTTAATTTTTCAGAACGAGCAGATCAGCTCACAGACCAACTTCGAATCATTGAACACGAGAGCCACGACAGCGACGAGCTTTTTTATTGCGCCTATATTCTGGGGTTATTGGGACTGCATAGCAGTGTCGAAGGCGACGGCAGCCTCACATTTGATCAATACTTCTATAACGAACTACAAGCCACTATTTCTGCAGAAAACCTGACAGAAGAAGACAGAGCTGCTATCAACACGTTATGGAAAAAAGTAACCACCTAG
- the mqo gene encoding malate dehydrogenase (quinone), whose translation MTTNSVDVLLVGAGAMSTTLGVLLKELDPTISITMLERLDSIAQESTDGWNNAGTGHAAYCELNYTSENADGTTNIDKAVNINTAFEVSLQFWSYLVEKGLLPSPKQFINRVPHLSFVWGDDNVKSLKSRHKAMSAHPAFKEMQYSEDIDTLNEWMPLIMRDRKNTEKLAATRIEHGSDVNFGAIARNMTKHLTSLSDFNVELNANVSDLKQQKDGSWDVEFNQNGKNNKVNAKFVFLGAGGGALPLLQKSGVKEAKGYGGFPVSGQWLVCEKPELVEQHYAKVYGAAPIGAPPMSVPHLDTRIIDGKRAILFGPFAGFTTKFLKNGSKLDMFKSIQADNLIPMLRVGKNNMDLTKYLISEVKQSHADRCDSLRNFFPNASNEDWKLAYAGQRVQIIKKTEDGGKLEFGTEAITSEDGTLAALLGASPGASTTVNTMIKILESCFKERISSSEWQTKMKEMVPSYGQSLVENTDLLLEVRKHTLETLQLKPVESES comes from the coding sequence ATGACCACAAATTCTGTAGATGTATTATTGGTCGGGGCGGGTGCGATGAGCACTACCCTTGGAGTGCTATTAAAAGAGCTTGACCCAACGATTTCAATTACCATGCTTGAGCGCTTGGACAGCATCGCGCAAGAAAGCACCGATGGTTGGAATAACGCAGGGACTGGGCACGCTGCTTATTGTGAACTCAACTATACATCCGAAAATGCAGATGGAACGACAAATATTGACAAGGCGGTCAACATAAACACGGCATTTGAAGTTAGCCTTCAATTCTGGTCATACCTCGTAGAGAAGGGCCTTCTTCCTTCTCCAAAACAATTCATAAACCGAGTACCGCACTTAAGCTTTGTTTGGGGTGATGATAACGTCAAATCGCTTAAATCCCGCCATAAAGCAATGAGTGCTCACCCTGCCTTCAAAGAAATGCAATATTCAGAAGACATTGACACACTCAATGAGTGGATGCCTCTGATCATGCGCGATAGAAAAAATACCGAAAAGCTAGCAGCGACTCGAATCGAACACGGTTCAGACGTCAACTTCGGTGCAATCGCTCGCAATATGACTAAACACCTTACGTCTCTAAGCGATTTTAATGTTGAGCTGAATGCCAATGTCTCCGACCTGAAGCAACAAAAAGATGGATCGTGGGATGTTGAGTTCAACCAAAATGGCAAAAACAACAAAGTAAACGCAAAGTTTGTCTTCTTAGGGGCTGGTGGTGGCGCATTACCACTGTTGCAAAAGTCTGGCGTTAAAGAAGCCAAAGGATACGGCGGCTTCCCTGTCAGTGGCCAATGGCTTGTCTGCGAGAAACCAGAGCTAGTAGAACAGCACTATGCAAAAGTATACGGCGCTGCGCCAATTGGCGCTCCTCCAATGTCCGTTCCGCACTTAGACACTCGAATTATCGATGGAAAACGTGCCATTTTATTTGGCCCATTCGCCGGATTCACTACGAAGTTTTTGAAAAATGGCTCTAAGCTAGACATGTTCAAAAGTATTCAGGCGGACAATTTAATTCCTATGCTCCGCGTTGGTAAAAATAACATGGACCTCACTAAGTATCTAATCAGTGAAGTCAAACAATCCCATGCTGACCGCTGTGACTCCTTACGCAACTTTTTTCCAAATGCATCAAATGAAGATTGGAAGCTTGCTTATGCTGGACAGCGTGTTCAAATCATTAAAAAGACTGAGGATGGTGGCAAGCTAGAATTTGGCACAGAAGCGATTACCTCTGAAGATGGCACCCTAGCCGCTCTTCTTGGCGCCTCCCCGGGTGCATCAACTACGGTAAACACCATGATAAAGATCCTGGAAAGCTGCTTTAAAGAACGTATATCAAGTTCAGAGTGGCAAACCAAGATGAAAGAAATGGTGCCGTCATACGGTCAATCCTTGGTTGAAAATACAGATCTTTTACTTGAAGTAAGAAAACACACCTTGGAAACACTTCAATTAAAACCTGTAGAGTCGGAATCCTAA
- a CDS encoding CBS domain-containing protein, which produces MLVQDVMVKEVVCVEMDARLPEVKTLLQNRGFHHLPVVEQGKLVGIISDRDILRLVSPFVGKVNEQTRDLDTLNRAAHQVMTRQPITVKANAEVSDVVNWMLKVSISCVPVIDDDEAVIGIVTWRDLISHAKF; this is translated from the coding sequence ATGTTGGTACAAGATGTGATGGTCAAAGAGGTCGTTTGCGTTGAAATGGATGCTAGGCTTCCTGAAGTGAAGACGCTTCTCCAGAACAGAGGTTTTCATCATTTACCTGTTGTCGAGCAGGGAAAGTTGGTCGGTATTATTTCCGATCGGGATATTCTGCGCTTGGTTAGTCCGTTTGTTGGAAAGGTAAATGAGCAGACTAGAGACCTTGATACGTTGAATCGTGCCGCTCATCAAGTAATGACGAGGCAGCCAATTACAGTGAAAGCGAATGCTGAGGTGAGTGATGTTGTAAACTGGATGCTTAAAGTGAGTATTTCATGTGTTCCTGTTATTGATGATGACGAAGCGGTCATTGGTATTGTTACTTGGCGAGACCTCATTAGTCACGCCAAGTTTTAG